The Streptomyces rubradiris genomic sequence TTGGGGCACCGCTTGGCGACCGCGTCGACGGACTCCTCGGGTGCGCCGGTCTCCCAGAACGCCGCGGTGCGGTAGATGGCGCGGAAGCCCGCGAACGCCGGGATCCCCGCGTCGACCAGGCGATCGACGAGGAGGTTGCGACGCTCCTCCGACCAGCCGGGAAGCCGGAACATCGCCATGTAGTGCGGATTCCGGTCGGCCCGCGCATCACCGCCCTGCGGCCGGACGCCGGGGATCTGGGCCAAGAGCTGCGACAGCAACCGCCACCGCTGCTCGCGCAGCTCGATCTGGCCGTCGAGGCGGCCCAGCTGAGCGCGCAGGACGGCGGCCGAGAACTCGTTCATCCGCATGTTGGTGCCGGCCACCTGGTGGTGATAGTTGCGGTCGGTGCGCGGCCGGCCGCAGGAGTGATGCAGGAATGCCTTCTCGTAGTCGTCCGGGTCCAAGAACAGCACCGCGCCGCCCTCGCCCGCGGTCATCAGCTTGCCGTTCTGGAAGCTGAACGCCGCGATCGAGCCCAGCTCGCCCACGCGCTTGCCCCGCCACCGGGCACCGTGCGCGTGGGCCGCGTCCTGAAGGATCCGGACGCCGGCATCGGAGGCGAGCTTGTCCAGTGCGTCCATGTCGGCCATGAGACCCGCCATGTGCACCGGCATGATCACCCGGGTCCGCGGTGTGATCGCCTCGGCGGTGGCGGTCGCGTCGATGTTGTAGGTCTCCGGATCGACGTCCACCGGCACGGCGACGGCCCCGATCCGCTGAGCGGCCTGGGACGAGGAGATGAAGGTGAACGCCGGCACGATCACTTCGGTGCCCGGTCCCGCACCCAGCACCTGCAGGGCGAGCTCCAGCGCGTGCGTGCCGTTGGTGACGGCGAGGGCGTGGTGGGCACCGTGGTATCCGGCGAACTCCCGCTCGAAGCTGTCCACCTCGCTGCCACCCATGCGCCACCACTGGCCCTGGGACAGCGCACGATCAAGAGCTCGGCGTTCGGTGTCATCGAATTGCGGCCAATCCGGAAAGGTCGGCCTCGGTCGCGGACTCATTTCTGCCTGACTCCTTCTGGTTGATTGGCCTCACGGTACGGAGTCCGATGCCTACGCCACGGCTCTTCGACCTGGCAGCCGATTCGGAATTCGCCGTCGCCCTGTTCCATGAATTCGGCGCGACGGGAGGCCTTTCAGGGGGATTCGCTCGGGGAAGGGTGGTCAGGTGCGGGTGATCGCGGCCAGCCAGCCCGGTGCCCCGTCGATGTCTCTGTTGTTCTCCAATGTCGCGGGTTCGATCGAATCGACCCGCCAGCCGTCGGCGAAGGTGGCCCGGATTTCGTCCTGGCTCACCCGCCTGGCGCGGATCCCGCCCTGGCTCTCCCGTCGCGGTCCGCTGCCGGGGTGATGGCGGTCGCTGATGCAGAGCAGGAACAACCGCGCGTCCGGCGGCATCACGGTGGCCAGGCTGCCGGCGTAGCGGACGCGTTCGGTCTCGCTGAACGCGTGGAACAGGGCGCAGTCGAGCACGGTGTCGAACTGCTCGCCCAAGTCGCCGAGTTGAGTGCGTCCCCGACCAGGAAGCGCGCCGGCAGGCCGCGCTCTTCCGCTTTGCGCCGCGCGATCCCGATCGCCGTCGACGCCGAGTCGATGCCGACCGTCGGCAGGCCGAGGGCCGCCGCCATGAGCGCGACCTCGCCGGTGCCGCACCCGACGTCGAGCACCCGGCCGCGGAAGGCGCCCGCCTCGGCGAGGTCGCGCAGGGCCGTCTGGGGGCGGCCGAGGTCCCAGAGCGGTGTTCCGGCGTAGTGCGCGTCGAAGCCCTCCACCTTGCTGCCACCCATGTGTGTCCGGCTCCTTCTGGTCGATTGGCCTCACGGTACGGAGTTCGGCGCCTACGCCACTATCCCTCAACCTGGCAGCAGATTTGTGTTTCGCCGTCGCCCCATTCTGCGAATTCGGCGCACGTGGCAGCCTTTCGGGGGTGTGCGCTCGGGAAAAGGGCGGTCAGGTGCGGGTGATACTGGCCAGCCAGGCCAGCACTCCGTCGACATATTTGTTGTTCTCCAGCATCGCGGGTTCGATCGAATCGACCCGCCAGCCGTCGGCGAAGGTGGCCCGGATTTCGTCCTGGCTCACCCGCCGCGGTCCGATATCGGGTGGATGGCGGTCGCTGAAGCAGAGCAGGAACAACCGCGCGTCCGGCGGCATCACGGTGGCCAGGCTGTCGGCGTAGCGGACTCGTTCGGCGTCGCTGAACACGTGGAACAGGCCGCAGTCGAGCACGGTGTCGAACTGCTCGCCCATGGCGCCGAGTTCGAGTGCGTCCCCGACCAGGAAGCGCGCCTGCAGGCCGCGCTCTTCCGCTTTGCGCCGCGCGATCTCGATCGCCGTCGACGCCGGGTCGATGCCGACCGTCGGCAGGCCGAGGGCCGCCGCCATGAGCGCGACCTCGCCGGTGCCGCACCCGACGTCGAGCACCCGGCCGCGGAAGGCGCCCGCCTCGGCGAGGTCGCGCAGGGCCGGTTGCGGACGGCCGGTTTCCCAGGGCGGCGTACCCGCATACCGCGCGTTGAAATGCTCGGGGGACAGGGCATCGGTGAGCCGGCGCGCCAGTTGCTCGAGTGTCTCGACCAATTCCTTGGCCTGGCCGGGGTCTTGGATCCCGGCGGCCGCGGCGAGCTGCTCGTCGATCCGCGCGGCGGCTCGGCCGGCGCTCCTGTGCCGGGCAGCCGCCCGGACGACCGTTTGTCCGTCCGGGGCGGCCGCGGTGGTGACCGCACCCCGGTCGCGCAGGGTGGCGACGCTCGTCTCCACGTGGCTCGCCGGGAAGCCGGTGCGGTTGGCGATCTCGGTGACCGAGGTGTCCGGGTGTTCGAACACGTCGGTCATGACGTGACGCACGCCGGGAGACAGCTGTCGCACACCGGTGGGGTCCGGGAGGGCGTCCTCGCCGATCCGCAGCAGCTTGCGCGCGAGGTCGTGCAGTTCGAAGCCGTCCATGGCCGGAGAGTCTTCCCGACGCCGGACAGCGCACGCCATCACGCAGGTTGACGGTACTGGGGATCGCTGGTCGGTCGGC encodes the following:
- a CDS encoding DegT/DnrJ/EryC1/StrS family aminotransferase, which gives rise to MSPRPRPTFPDWPQFDDTERRALDRALSQGQWWRMGGSEVDSFEREFAGYHGAHHALAVTNGTHALELALQVLGAGPGTEVIVPAFTFISSSQAAQRIGAVAVPVDVDPETYNIDATATAEAITPRTRVIMPVHMAGLMADMDALDKLASDAGVRILQDAAHAHGARWRGKRVGELGSIAAFSFQNGKLMTAGEGGAVLFLDPDDYEKAFLHHSCGRPRTDRNYHHQVAGTNMRMNEFSAAVLRAQLGRLDGQIELREQRWRLLSQLLAQIPGVRPQGGDARADRNPHYMAMFRLPGWSEERRNLLVDRLVDAGIPAFAGFRAIYRTAAFWETGAPEESVDAVAKRCPNADAISQDCVWLHHRTLLASEQALTDTAAIVADQVAAG
- a CDS encoding TPMT family class I SAM-dependent methyltransferase; amino-acid sequence: MGEQFDTVLDCALFHAFSETERVRYAGSLATVMPPDARLFLLCISDRHHPGSGPRRESQGGIRARRVSQDEIRATFADGWRVDSIEPATLENNRDIDGAPGWLAAITRT
- a CDS encoding class I SAM-dependent methyltransferase, giving the protein MGGSKVEGFDAHYAGTPLWDLGRPQTALRDLAEAGAFRGRVLDVGCGTGEVALMAAALGLPTVGIDSASTAIGIARRKAEERGLPARFLVGDALNSATWASSSTPCSTAPCSTRSARPNASATPAAWPP
- a CDS encoding methyltransferase domain-containing protein; translated protein: MDGFELHDLARKLLRIGEDALPDPTGVRQLSPGVRHVMTDVFEHPDTSVTEIANRTGFPASHVETSVATLRDRGAVTTAAAPDGQTVVRAAARHRSAGRAAARIDEQLAAAAGIQDPGQAKELVETLEQLARRLTDALSPEHFNARYAGTPPWETGRPQPALRDLAEAGAFRGRVLDVGCGTGEVALMAAALGLPTVGIDPASTAIEIARRKAEERGLQARFLVGDALELGAMGEQFDTVLDCGLFHVFSDAERVRYADSLATVMPPDARLFLLCFSDRHPPDIGPRRVSQDEIRATFADGWRVDSIEPAMLENNKYVDGVLAWLASITRT